The Mytilus trossulus isolate FHL-02 chromosome 3, PNRI_Mtr1.1.1.hap1, whole genome shotgun sequence genome contains a region encoding:
- the LOC134712700 gene encoding mediator of RNA polymerase II transcription subunit 12-like protein isoform X5 — protein MQMQMSAYPSQEFRPLKKPRLGPPDVYPQEPKQKEDELTEKSVKHGFNNTQMYNMDEYGSARRENISEEKFGSEFIALLNKKKEYNTFQDTSKKKQQPSKDNFWPAAKNKSAMEAWFKDLAGNKPLHQLGKKVPTFNKKEEIFSTLCEYNIPNYKCAWFIKMTGAYNVAMQENKTKKRQAVDQSVEWSHSMMKYLNDQLQKINEPHHSAPGGPTSGFLTVQSVQPAYKVDQDLAQKQWQFGCKLARHLCDEGLLDRHEFLTWIIDSLEKLKQPDDTVIKMILTQVLEYLDEITMSVLLSRKLAHYSCKKIATLCSESELSVPRTDSPMLAANGQGMTSANNGQILPPQPNPLNAVFQQYINCPQHRGIILSLSAIAQYITLLCPTALVWNNLGEGRSTHIMCASPLDLLPCPPSALPMPDNPQRSQIRAQLRTAENQIRVRGRGAEMKWSSDKCQQSTRGCVYICGHTIAKVLDVLDTLDRHNFHKVQTDSSLDTLYDQIFTANLHKDGNETFGSLEPIINLLIDWAVSTQRSGNYRAVVVAKLMEKLQNELRSEKYGESDMLTDKDSVASDTLVPMETPVFQNILFQFLDERASCLDENPNEENKQGFANLIMLFCELIRHDVFSHDSYMCTLISRGDLSSSPDLMSSMAESIDISSVKSQNESIRNEPQEDIKIDFDIHMDSDFGSLFGPVVKEEQKTSPEQPASVKSVKSEKEQVTVQNHESVQTPKGPSRHMLYAQHFPIPQDEMSSHECNQRMTVLYGVGKARDEARHIVKKVTKETLRLFSKKNCIDVSSGDLGKNKKKKDKEIGEASSVQSATNFESIFEGIFNKFQKLSYYDQHVVTHSCVTAVLEQINGFVNENSDYLPLVENISFLIDLMEYSCNIYGLLEFSVQLLKDLSSADDKLVELKSALRGSYTTSLCLCIVGVFRKYHAYLLVSNDLTIQAFEGLIGVVKNVYNPADCSSSERCILAYLYDAYSSCCYLVEKFSEMFLNAHRKMKMTLYATTTPLASNSLWDPSFMIDFINNTKAHHQHESSVIKHLTDTPANRYSFVCNAVIHVCNSPSIERLNEISILCAELTARYNALSSDWLGVLQSLCCSSNHSCGFIDVLAQCEVSDMSIHNNLAVFTTILVARHCFSLQDLVIHVILPSLLAVKTASGDQDAEPGARLTCQILLRLFKTSDMNTFSWCGSYGKANVCNIKSSCDKHLLIAAHDSISVGPVLAVLKAMLVLSDLCSDENRSKSGGKKDSMNERDIISSLLNSIGDDDDVDMMLGTSKWKGKESSLSDFARHAMKEMCRQEWVQEKFLKDPDAVLSSDLLLDQMLSNKQAQQILHMICYPNGVPNQVDGADMETKQNIHRVLQNLNLWDFRVCALELQLMFKQCSAISLDPPSSQSDKSLVKKSSSVTAETNYILDQVARGTIELLHQQTETNKPSTYSMIMEPEQQNRVKMDKDSVWMFGPLIAKLPSQVQGRILKLAAQVLETGNNVINKGKFDKERNLKSKSLLGHQPFLSLVLTCLKGQDEQREGLLCSLLHQQFINNCKDALDKTPDEFKERQNIHEALQLRLSLVGGMFDTIQRNNSNTTDWTFLLLQLVTSGIVDSQSNSELFTNILDMLCVLIHGTLVNDGMEKGEENTKAYTTLIKKLRKEFSDKLQSESLDKIRQLLPLPKRYYEVIVCEPHGTQVDSKGNKFDGFSKKQGFQVSKKERISPWEVIEGFKYPPPLSWTFFGAVRLEKKPLKYEEQHRVQLYHTHALRKNLSYFLEPPNLPPEDLEPPQEKVEEKPKEPAETAVAEKKRVKKKNKRTNSGSGSGGSFIQTPMGGYGSRMDYNNPGPPPSWGSMQQPTPPNYYSPMQQGPGPRFPPGQYSSKQAIQSMLRGRGSNYPIGGTSQPSLKQIQMIQQQQQSQMVRAQIRNQVNRMSDMTPYARQIPGQGMHINQQPGITQPYNPPYSMPPQPATTGDITGNQIMPQGFNQSYQSSQNPSMLQPMGNQQGYMSQQPHQQQFNTSRIQPGMQNPNTGMSNIPNYNQMGMTPSQGQGTFMQQRMVRTQQQQQAQQRQQMLQQQLRLQQQQMPQQSTQPQHNANLMAQLQQQMGVRQQPSNAYNPQYQQPPQYQ, from the exons AATGGTCCCATTCCATGATGAAATACTTAAACGACCAGCTACAGAAAATAAACGAGCCTCATCACAGTGCTCCAGGTGGACCAACCTCAGGGTTCCTAACAGTCCAGTCAGTACAGCCAGCTTATAAAGTGGACCAAGATCTAGCACAGAAACAGTGGCAGTTTGGTTGTAAATTGGCCAGGCATTTGTGTGat GAAGGATTACTAGACAGACATGAATTTTTGACATGGATAATTGACAGCCTGGAGAAACTAAAACAGCCTGATGACACAGTTATAAAAATGATCCTTACACAAGTGTTAGAG tatttagATGAGATAACAATGTCAGTGTTACTGTCCAGAAAGTTAGCACATTATTCCTGTAAAAAGATTGCCACTCTATGTAGTGAATCAGAGTTGTCTGTCCCTAGAACAGATTCACCTATGCTGGCTGCCAATGGACAAgg GATGACTTCAGCCAATAATGGACAGATACTTCCACCACAACCCAATCCTCTAAACGCTGTGTTCCAGCAGTATATCAACTGTCCACAACACCGTGGGATCATACTCAGTCTCagtgctattgcacaatacatCACTCTTCTCTGTCCTACTGCACTGGTGTGGAATAACCTGGGGGAGGGTCGAAGTACCCATATCATGTGTGCATCCCCATTAGACTTGTTACCTTGTCCCCCATCAGCCCTTCCAATGCCAGATAATCCACAGCGTTCACAGATAAGGGCCCAGTTGAGGACAGCAGAAAACCAGATCAGGGTTAGAGGAAGAGGTGCCGAAATGAAATGGTCCTCTGATAAATGTCAACAATCCACCAGGG GATGTGTGTATATATGTG GTCATACCATTGCCAAAGTGTTAGATGTTCTGGATACCTTGGACAGACATAACTTCCACAAAGTACAGACTGACAGCTCCTTAGACACACTGTATGATCAAATATTTACTGCAAACTTACACAAAGATGGAAATGAG acATTTGGTAGTTTGGAACCAATAATAAACCTTCTAATTGACTGGGCTGTCAGTACACAAAGGAGTGGGAACTATAGGGCTGTTGTAGTAGCTAAACTGATGGAGAAATTACAGAATGAACTCAGGAGTGAG aaATATGGTGAATCTGATATGTTGACTGATAAGGATTCAGTAGCATCAGATACATTAGTTCCCATGGAAACACCTGTCTTCCAGAATATTCTGTTCCAGTTTCTGGATGAAAGAGCATCTTGTTTAG ATGAGAATCCAAATGAGGAAAACAAACAAGGTTTTGCTAATTTGATAATGTTATTTTGTGAGCTGATTCGCCATGATGTATTTTCCCATGATTCTTATATGTGCACTTTGATATCACGAGGAGATCTATCTTCGTCACCTGACCTTATGTCCTCTATGGCAGAGAGTATAGATATATCAAGTGTTAAAAGTCAGAACGAAAGCATCAGGAACGAG CCACAAGAAGATATAAAGATTGACTTTGATATTCACATGGACAGTGACTTTGGTAGTTTGTTTGGTCCTGTGGTTAAGGAAGAACAGAAGACTAGTCCAGAACAACCGG CCTCAGTAAAATCTGTGAAGTCTGAAAAGGAACAGGTAACGGTTCAGAACCATGAATCTGTACAAACACCAAAAGGACCATCAAGGCACATGTTGTATGCTCAACATTTCCCCATTCCTCAAGATGAAATGTCCTCACACGAATGTAACCAAAGGATGACTGTATTGTATGGTGTAGGTAAAGCTAGGGATGAGGCCAGACATATTGTCAAAAAAGTGACCAAAGAAACATTGAGATTATTCAGCAAAAAGAATTGTATTGATGTCAGCAGTGGAGATCTTGGTAAAAACAAGAAGAAGAAAGATAAAGAAATAGGAGAGGCCAGTTCAGTTCAGTCTGCTACAAACTTTGAAAGTATTTTTGAAgggatttttaacaaatttcagaAACTGTCGTATTATGATCAGCATGTTGTAACTCATTCATGTGTGACAGCTGTTCTAGAACAGATAAATGGATTTGTGAATGAAAACTCAGACTACCTCCCTTTAGTGGAGAATATTTCTTTCCTAATTGATCTAATGGAATATTCGTGTAATATTTATGGCTTGCTGGAATTTTCTGTTCAG CTGTTGAAAGATCTGAGTAGTGCCGATGACAAGTTAGTAGAACTGAAGTCAGCCTTACGTGGAAGCTACACTACATCTCTATGTCTCTGTATAGTTGGTGTGTTTAGAAAATATCATGCCTATCTACTAGTGTCTAATGATCTGACTATACAAGCATTTGAAGG tttgattGGTGTAGTGAAGAATGTGTATAACCCTGCTGACTGTTCCTCATCAGAACGTTGTATACTGGCATATCTATATGATGCGTATAGCTCCTGTTGTTACCTTGTC GAGAAGTTTTCTGAGATGTTCCTGAATGCCCACCGTAAGATGAAGATGACGCTGTATGCTACTACTACACCACTGGCATCCAATTCTTTATGGGATCCTTCATTTATGatagattttataaataataccaA AGCTCATCATCAACATGAGTCTAGCGTAATCAAACATTTAACAGACACTCCAGCTAACAGATATAGTTTTGTGTGTAATGCTGTCATCCATGTTTGTAATTCTCCATCTATAGAGAG aCTGAATGAGATTTCCATTTTATGTGCTGAACTAACAGCTAGATATAATGCCTTGAGTTCTGATTGGCTAGGAGTTCTCCAGTCATTATGCTGTTCATCCAATCATAGTTGTGGATTTATAGACGTATTAGCACAATGTGAA GTCAGTGACATGTCGATTCACAACAACTTGGCTGTATTTACCACCATTTTGGTTGCCAGACATTGTTTCTCTCTACAAGATTTAGTTATTCATGTTATACTTCCCTCACTGCTGGCAGTAAAAACAG CCTCAGGAGATCAGGATGCTGAACCAGGTGCCAGATTAACTTGTCAAATATTGTTAAGATTGTTTAAAACATCAGACATGAACACTTTCTCTTGGTGTGGTAGTTATGGCAAGGCAAATGTGTGCAACATCAAGTCATCATGTGACAAGCACCTGTTGATAGCAGCCCATGACAGTATATCTGTAGGACCTGTTTTAGCTGTACTCAAAGCTATGTTAGTTCTAA GTGACTTGTGTAGTGACGAGAATAGAAGTAAATCTGGAGGAAAGAAAGACAGTATGAACGAGAGAGATATTATCAGTTCATTACTTAATAGTATTGGAGATGATGATGATGTAGACATGATGCTTGG caCATCGAAATGGAAAGGAAAAGAGTCCTCACTGAGTGATTTTGCTCGACATGCCATGAAGGAAATGTGTCGACAGGAATGGGTGCAGGAGAAATTCCTCAAAGATCCTGATGCAGTACTTAGTTCAGATTTACTCCTTGATCAAATGTTGTCCAACAAGCAG GCTCAGCAAATTCTGCATATGATCTGTTACCCTAATGGTGTACCTAACCAAGTGGATGGAGCTGACATGGAAACCAAGCAGAACATTCATAGAGTTCTCCAGAATCTAAATCTATGGGACTTTAGAGTCTGTGCTCTGGAACTACAGCTTATGTTCAAACAGTGTAGTGCAATATCA TTGGACCCTCCATCATCACAATCTGACAAGTCCCTGGTCAAGAAAAGCAGTTCTGTAACGGCA GAAACCAATTACATTTTGGATCAAGTAGCTAGAGGGACTATTGAGTTACTACACCAACAGACCGAGACAAATAAACCTTCCACCTACAGCATGATAATGGAACCAGAACAACAAAACAG AGTAAAGATGGATAAAGACAGTGTTTGGATGTTTGGACCATTGATAGCAAAGTTACCAAGCCAGGTTCAAGGTCGCATTTTGAAATTAGCAGCACAGGTGTTAGAGACTGGGAATAATGTcataaataaaggaaaatttGACAAAGAGAGAAATCTAAAGAG taaATCCTTGTTAGGACACCAGCCTTTCTTATCACTGGTACTGACCTGTTTAAAGGGACAAGATGAACAGAGAGAAGGACTTCTATGTTCATTACTTCACCAACAGTTCATCAATAATTGTAAAGATGCATTG GATAAAACCCCTGATGAATTCAAAGAAAGGCAGAACATCCATGAGGCTTTACAATTACGACTTTCCTTG GTTGGTGGTATGTTTGATACCATCCAAAGAAACAACTCTAATACCACGGATTGGACATTTCTGTTACTACAACTGGTTACTAGTGGTATTGTGGACTCTCAATCTAACAG TGAATTATTTACCAACATTTTGGATATGTTGTGTGTACTTATACATGGAACTCTTGTAAATGATGGAATGGAAAAAGGTGAAGAAAACACGAAGGCCTACACAACATTGATCAAAAAGCTGAGG AAAGAGTTCAGTGACAAATTACAGTCTGAgtcattagacaaaatccgacaGTTACTTCCCCTTCCTAAGAGATATTATGAAGTAATTGTTTGTGAACCCCATGGTACACAGGTGGATAGTAAAGGCAATAAATTTGATGGATTTAGTAAGAAACAG GGATTTCAAGTATCAAAGAAGGAGAGGATCAGTCCGTGGGAAGTTATAGAGGGATTCAAATATCCACCACCTTTATCATGGACATTCTTTGGTGCTGTTAGGCTAGAGAAGAAACCACTTAAATATGAGGAACAACACAG agTACAACTGTACCATACACATGCATTAAGGAAGAATCTTAGCTATTTCTTGGAACCACCAAACTTGCCACCCGAAGATTTGGAACCACCTCAAGAGAAAGTG GAAGAAAAGCCGAAAGAACCAGCTGAAACAGCTGTTGCAGAAAAGAAAAGAgtaaagaagaaaaacaaaagaactaacaGTGGCAGTGGCAGTGGTGGAAGTTTCATCCAG ACGCCGATGGGTGGATATGGTAGCCGTATGGACTACAATAACCCAGGACCCCCTCCAAGTTGGGGATCTATGCAACAGCCAACCCCACCTAATTATTACTCTCCAATGCAACAAGGACCAG GGCCTAGATTTCCACCTGGACAATACAGTTCCAAACAAGCCATTCAGTCTATGTTACGTGGGCGGGGTAGTAACTACCCTATCGGAGGAACTAGTCAGCCATCTTTAAAACAAATCCAGATGATCCAGCAACAACAGCAGTCACAGATGGTCAGAGCACAGATTAGAAATCAAGTCAATCGCATGTCTGATATGACTCCATATGCTCGACAGATACCAGGGCAAGGAATGCATATAAATCAACAACCAG gaataACACAGCCCTATAATCCACCATACAGTATGCCTCCACAACCAGCTACAACAGGGGATATAACAGGGAACCAGATCATGCCTCAGGGTTTTAACCAATCGTATCAGAGCTCTCAGAATCCTAGTATGTTGCAGCCAATGGGAAATCAGCAGGGATACATGTCACAACAACCTCACCAACAGCAGTTTAATACAAG caGAATTCAGCCTGGAATGCAGAATCCTAACACAGGGATGTCGAACATACCAAATTATAATCAGATGGGAATGACCCCATCTCAGGGTCAAGGAACATTTATGCAGCAGCGCATGGTAAGGACACAGcaacaacaacaggcacaacaAAGACAACAAATGTTACAACAACAATTAAGACTCCAACAACAACAGATGCCTCAGCAGTCTACACAGCCACAACACAATGCTAATCTCATGGCACAACTACAACAACAGATGGGGGTACGACAGCAACCCAGCAATGCATATAACCCACAGTATCAACAACCTCCACAGTATCAGTAG